The following are encoded in a window of Shewanella psychrotolerans genomic DNA:
- a CDS encoding GrxA family glutaredoxin, translating to MFVVIFGRPGCPYCVRAVQLSEQLVEARDDFKFKYVDIHAEGISKADLEKTVGKPVETVPQIFVDQVHVGGCTEFEQYVRDNNLL from the coding sequence ATGTTTGTTGTAATTTTTGGCCGTCCTGGCTGTCCTTACTGCGTTAGAGCCGTCCAGTTATCAGAGCAACTCGTAGAAGCTCGTGATGATTTTAAATTCAAGTATGTTGATATCCATGCAGAAGGGATCAGTAAAGCCGATCTTGAAAAAACGGTTGGTAAGCCAGTAGAAACTGTGCCACAAATCTTCGTTGATCAAGTTCATGTTGGTGGCTGTACTGAGTTTGAACAATATGTACGCGACAATAACTTACTATAA
- a CDS encoding hybrid sensor histidine kinase/response regulator, whose amino-acid sequence MNLTIVVGVIAILYVSLLFLLAWGAERWFGRITKKMQSWIYGLSLAVYCSSWSFLGTVGQSAQDLWSFLPIFLGPILIFVFGFGLLRKMVIVSKAQNITSVADFIAARYGKSQTIAAIVTLIALFGIMPYIALQLKAMVFSLNLFQPNDSPYDGARVSLIVTALLAMFAILFGTRKLDATEHNPGMMLAIAFESLVKLAAFLLVGIVVCFGFFDGFSDIWQQAKAGDLINNPNLRLENVMPQLFVGMAAFLCMPRQFHVMMVECVDEKTLLKARWLFPLYLMLFGLFVAPLALAGKIVLGDGVAADTYVINLPLALEHPVVAVIALLGTLSAATGMVIVAVVTISVMVSNEWLVPLLLRSGKIRQKNFSQFSQFLLNARRIAIIVILGMGYFSYLTFMDSDSLSALGMLSFGAFAQLAPALVGGMYWKHGNRGGVYLGLIVGFGLWCYILAQGMSDSHGVFGGELTLLDSINPNVRDVLTALTVNLGCYVLGSIWFRAGVAERIQASAFVTPGQLKKTSSRKASPISQQDLLILASRFVSPTRAYESFSRFSEQAVRSDSWHKVASPELIAHTEHMLAGVLGGSSASLVMDSVLQGRDLALDEVFNLVDEASSKIILSQDMLRGAIEHAYEGMSVVDKDLNLVAWNYKYEELYDYPEDFLQQGMPIADVVRFNAKRGFCGEGDIEEQVAKRVQHMKNGSPHVSERERKDGKVIKIQGNPMPSGGFVMTFTDITQYREHARELQEVNETLEARVKERTYELALLNSQLLEAKAQEENANASKSRFLAAVGHDLMQPLNAARLFTASLAQYPNLDQEGRTTLSHVNSSLKIAGELLTDLLDISKLDSGMVDVNRRDFSVSELLDGLAVEFDAMAKDYGIKFSMVPSSVTISSDLSLLRRVLQNFLTNAYRYAKGRRVLLGCRHRRGALEIQVIDTGCGIDDREVSEIFKEFKRLDNPQSKSVSGLGLGLAIADRIARVLEHDIKVVSKLGQGSMFSISVPLGDKINVAMPKKSNLIMQPLAGVKVLCIDNEEAILAGLESLLSRWQCEVICASDLADARIKLGLKGVAPDIVLADYHLDNDQNGVDAMDGIRALYGAHLPGILITANTRKEIVDDVQQRGYHYMAKMVKPAALRALISSLVK is encoded by the coding sequence ATGAATCTGACCATTGTTGTGGGTGTCATAGCCATTTTATATGTGTCGTTGCTCTTCCTATTAGCGTGGGGGGCTGAACGCTGGTTTGGTCGTATTACTAAGAAGATGCAAAGTTGGATCTATGGCTTGAGCCTCGCGGTTTACTGCTCATCATGGAGTTTTCTTGGCACGGTTGGTCAGTCGGCTCAAGATCTGTGGTCATTTTTACCAATCTTTCTTGGACCTATCTTAATTTTCGTTTTTGGTTTTGGTTTGTTGCGTAAGATGGTGATTGTGTCTAAGGCGCAGAACATCACCTCTGTGGCAGATTTTATCGCTGCCCGTTACGGCAAATCACAGACGATTGCGGCGATTGTTACCCTTATAGCACTGTTTGGCATCATGCCTTATATCGCCTTACAGCTAAAGGCGATGGTATTTAGCTTAAACCTGTTTCAACCCAATGATTCGCCTTATGATGGCGCGCGGGTATCACTGATCGTTACCGCTTTACTGGCCATGTTTGCCATTTTATTTGGTACCCGAAAACTCGATGCCACCGAGCATAATCCTGGAATGATGTTAGCCATTGCGTTTGAGTCACTGGTAAAACTGGCGGCTTTTTTGCTTGTTGGCATAGTGGTCTGCTTCGGCTTTTTTGATGGCTTTTCCGATATCTGGCAGCAGGCAAAAGCCGGTGATTTGATTAACAATCCTAATTTACGTCTTGAGAACGTAATGCCGCAGTTATTTGTGGGGATGGCGGCATTTTTGTGTATGCCGCGCCAGTTTCATGTGATGATGGTGGAGTGCGTCGATGAAAAAACACTGCTCAAGGCGAGATGGCTGTTTCCGCTTTACCTGATGTTGTTTGGTCTATTTGTCGCACCCTTAGCGCTGGCAGGAAAGATCGTATTAGGTGATGGCGTCGCGGCTGACACTTATGTGATAAATCTACCATTAGCGCTAGAGCACCCCGTAGTCGCTGTTATTGCACTGCTTGGCACTTTATCTGCCGCGACAGGCATGGTGATCGTGGCGGTGGTGACGATTAGTGTCATGGTGAGTAACGAGTGGCTAGTGCCACTGCTGTTGCGCTCAGGGAAAATTCGTCAGAAAAATTTCAGTCAATTCTCCCAGTTTTTACTCAATGCGCGTCGGATAGCGATCATCGTCATTTTAGGTATGGGTTATTTTAGCTATTTAACCTTTATGGACAGCGATTCGCTATCTGCACTCGGTATGCTCTCCTTTGGCGCATTTGCACAACTTGCCCCCGCATTAGTCGGTGGCATGTATTGGAAACATGGTAATCGCGGTGGGGTATATTTAGGGTTAATCGTGGGATTTGGCTTATGGTGCTATATCTTGGCGCAGGGGATGAGCGATTCTCATGGGGTGTTTGGTGGTGAGCTGACCCTGCTCGATTCGATCAATCCCAATGTACGTGATGTGTTGACGGCGCTAACGGTTAACCTTGGTTGTTATGTGCTTGGTTCTATCTGGTTCAGGGCCGGTGTTGCTGAGCGTATTCAGGCCAGTGCATTTGTGACACCCGGTCAGCTAAAAAAGACCTCAAGCCGCAAAGCCTCACCCATATCTCAACAAGATTTGCTAATTCTAGCGAGTCGATTTGTCAGCCCCACACGAGCATATGAGAGCTTTTCCCGCTTCTCGGAACAAGCTGTTCGCAGTGATAGTTGGCATAAGGTCGCATCGCCCGAACTTATCGCCCATACCGAACATATGCTCGCAGGAGTGTTAGGTGGTTCGAGTGCATCCTTGGTCATGGACTCGGTGTTGCAGGGGCGGGATTTAGCCCTAGATGAGGTATTTAACTTAGTCGATGAGGCGTCATCGAAGATCATTCTCAGCCAAGATATGCTGCGTGGTGCAATTGAGCACGCTTACGAAGGGATGAGCGTCGTCGACAAAGATCTTAATCTGGTAGCTTGGAACTACAAATACGAAGAGTTGTATGATTATCCTGAAGATTTTCTCCAGCAGGGGATGCCGATTGCAGATGTAGTGCGTTTTAATGCGAAGCGAGGCTTCTGTGGTGAAGGTGATATTGAAGAGCAAGTCGCTAAGCGCGTTCAACATATGAAAAATGGCTCCCCCCATGTATCTGAGCGGGAAAGAAAAGATGGCAAGGTGATCAAGATCCAGGGCAATCCCATGCCAAGTGGTGGGTTTGTGATGACCTTTACCGATATTACTCAGTACCGAGAGCATGCTCGTGAGCTGCAAGAAGTGAATGAAACCCTAGAGGCTAGAGTAAAAGAGCGTACCTATGAACTGGCATTGCTTAATAGCCAATTACTCGAAGCTAAGGCGCAAGAGGAGAATGCCAATGCGTCAAAGAGTCGCTTCTTAGCTGCAGTGGGTCATGACTTAATGCAACCTCTAAATGCCGCACGCCTATTTACCGCCTCACTGGCACAATATCCTAACCTCGACCAAGAGGGGCGAACGACCCTGTCTCATGTCAACAGTTCGCTCAAAATTGCAGGGGAACTGTTGACGGATCTACTTGATATTTCGAAGCTCGATTCTGGCATGGTTGATGTTAATCGAAGAGACTTTTCGGTGTCAGAGTTATTAGATGGGCTTGCCGTTGAGTTTGATGCGATGGCAAAAGATTATGGAATCAAGTTCTCTATGGTGCCGAGCAGCGTCACCATTAGCTCAGATCTCAGTTTATTACGTCGAGTGTTGCAAAACTTTCTCACCAATGCATATCGGTATGCCAAAGGTCGCCGGGTGTTACTGGGGTGTCGTCACCGCCGAGGTGCGCTGGAGATCCAGGTTATTGATACAGGCTGTGGTATTGATGATCGCGAGGTTTCTGAGATCTTTAAGGAGTTTAAACGTCTCGATAACCCCCAAAGCAAAAGTGTCAGCGGGCTTGGGCTTGGTTTGGCGATAGCCGATCGCATTGCCCGAGTGTTAGAGCATGATATTAAAGTGGTATCTAAGTTGGGGCAGGGCTCAATGTTCTCAATTTCGGTGCCTCTAGGTGATAAAATCAATGTCGCAATGCCAAAGAAATCGAACTTGATCATGCAACCTTTAGCCGGGGTTAAAGTGCTCTGTATCGATAATGAAGAGGCCATTTTAGCTGGGCTTGAGAGTTTACTTAGCCGTTGGCAATGTGAGGTCATTTGTGCCAGTGACTTAGCCGATGCACGAATTAAACTGGGGCTTAAAGGTGTCGCGCCCGATATCGTTTTAGCGGACTACCACTTAGATAATGATCAAAATGGAGTCGATGCAATGGACGGTATTCGCGCGCTTTATGGAGCGCATCTTCCCGGTATTTTGATCACCGCTAATACTCGCAAAGAGATTGTCGATGATGTGCAGCAGCGTGGCTATCACTATATGGCGAAGATGGTAAAACCTGCAGCGCTGCGTGCGTTAATCTCAAGTCTAGTGAAATAA
- a CDS encoding fumarylacetoacetate hydrolase family protein, translated as MNQVMCDGKPVTPSKIVCVGRNYVEHIQELNNDVPEQMVLFVKPNSAISSVLMSYHQEPLHYEAELCFMVAGGAFKAVGLGLDLTKRQLQGELKAKGLPWERAKAFDGSALFSEFVTIAQDSNRLSFSLHVDGTLRQQGDIGLMIHKPDAIYREISEFMTLNDGDIVMTGTPKGVGMIKAEEVFTLQMQQDGCMRVESSWLSR; from the coding sequence TTGAATCAAGTCATGTGTGACGGAAAACCTGTCACCCCAAGTAAAATTGTCTGCGTGGGGCGTAACTATGTCGAACATATTCAGGAGCTCAACAATGACGTTCCCGAGCAGATGGTGCTGTTTGTTAAACCTAATTCGGCTATTTCCTCGGTACTCATGAGTTACCATCAAGAGCCTCTGCACTACGAGGCCGAACTCTGTTTTATGGTGGCAGGTGGCGCTTTTAAGGCGGTAGGCTTAGGGCTAGATCTCACTAAACGGCAATTACAAGGTGAGCTAAAAGCAAAGGGTCTGCCTTGGGAGCGAGCCAAGGCGTTTGATGGTTCTGCGCTGTTTAGTGAGTTTGTCACTATTGCCCAAGATAGCAATAGACTCTCCTTTAGCCTGCATGTGGATGGAACCTTGCGTCAACAGGGGGACATTGGCTTGATGATCCATAAACCCGATGCCATTTATCGCGAGATTAGCGAGTTTATGACACTTAACGATGGCGATATTGTGATGACGGGTACCCCAAAAGGGGTTGGAATGATTAAGGCTGAAGAGGTGTTCACGCTACAGATGCAACAAGATGGCTGCATGCGTGTTGAGTCTAGCTGGTTGTCTCGGTAA
- the acs gene encoding acetate--CoA ligase, which produces MSTQSLYKVPSEIANKAHINEEQYKKMYQESVVNPEGFWREHGQRIDWIKPFTKVKKTSFDDHNLSINWFYDGTLNASANCLDRHLEKNADKVAIIWEGDDAADQRTLTYGELHKEVCKFANALRSQGVRRGDVVTVYMPMVPEAAIVMLACARIGAIHSVVFGGFSPDSIASRVIDGKSKVVITADEGIRGGRIIPLKANIDEALSHPDVTCVEKVIVYERTGNPVNWVEGRDIKWQSLMDTASEHCVPEEMGAEDPLFLLYTSGSTGNPKGVLHTTGGYMVYASMTHEYVFDYKDGEVYWCTADVGWITGHSYMVYGPLANGATVLIHEGVPNYPTPARLGEMIDRHKVNILYTAPTLIRALMAEGKEQFDQFDGSSLRIMGSVGEPINPEAWRWYHEVIGHEQCPIVDTWWQTETGGILISPLPGATDTKPGSATRPFFGVQPALVDNMGNIVDGATEGNLVILDSWPGQMRTVYGDHDRFALTYFKTFRGMYFTGDGARRDEDGYYWITGRVDDVINVSGHRLGTAEVESALVSHEHVAEAAVVGYPHDIKGQGIYAYVTLTKGTAESEELRQELRQWVRKEIGALATPDLIQWAGGLPKTRSGKIMRRFLRKIAANEVTNLGDSSTLADPAVIDTLIESRLNRSE; this is translated from the coding sequence ATGAGCACGCAGTCTCTCTATAAAGTTCCAAGCGAAATCGCTAATAAAGCACACATTAACGAAGAACAATACAAAAAAATGTATCAGGAGTCAGTAGTCAATCCTGAAGGTTTCTGGAGAGAGCACGGTCAGCGCATCGATTGGATAAAGCCTTTTACTAAGGTGAAGAAAACCTCTTTTGATGATCATAACCTCTCTATAAACTGGTTTTATGACGGCACACTTAACGCATCGGCCAACTGTTTAGATAGGCACTTAGAAAAAAATGCCGATAAGGTCGCTATTATCTGGGAAGGCGATGACGCGGCAGATCAACGCACGCTAACTTATGGTGAACTACATAAAGAAGTCTGTAAGTTTGCCAATGCCCTTCGTAGCCAAGGGGTTCGCCGCGGTGACGTCGTCACCGTATATATGCCTATGGTGCCAGAAGCCGCGATCGTTATGCTTGCTTGTGCCCGTATAGGTGCAATTCACTCAGTGGTATTTGGTGGTTTCTCGCCAGACTCTATCGCATCGCGTGTCATCGATGGTAAATCGAAAGTGGTTATCACGGCCGATGAAGGCATTCGTGGCGGCCGTATTATTCCACTCAAAGCCAACATCGATGAAGCCCTGTCTCATCCTGATGTCACCTGTGTTGAAAAGGTGATTGTTTATGAGCGTACAGGAAACCCTGTCAACTGGGTCGAAGGCCGCGATATTAAGTGGCAATCACTCATGGACACCGCATCAGAGCACTGCGTGCCAGAAGAGATGGGCGCAGAAGACCCGCTATTTTTACTCTATACCTCAGGCTCTACTGGTAACCCCAAGGGGGTTTTACACACCACTGGCGGATACATGGTGTATGCCTCAATGACCCATGAGTATGTGTTTGACTATAAAGATGGCGAAGTTTATTGGTGTACCGCCGACGTCGGTTGGATCACCGGACACTCCTATATGGTTTACGGACCGCTGGCAAACGGCGCAACAGTCCTTATTCACGAAGGTGTACCTAACTACCCAACACCTGCTCGCCTTGGCGAAATGATAGACCGTCATAAGGTCAATATCTTGTATACCGCACCAACACTTATCCGCGCGTTAATGGCTGAAGGAAAAGAGCAGTTTGACCAATTCGACGGAAGCTCGCTACGGATCATGGGGTCGGTAGGAGAACCTATCAATCCAGAGGCATGGCGCTGGTATCACGAAGTGATTGGTCACGAGCAATGCCCAATCGTAGATACTTGGTGGCAAACAGAAACTGGCGGCATTTTGATCAGCCCACTACCCGGTGCTACCGACACAAAACCCGGTTCTGCAACCCGCCCCTTCTTCGGTGTGCAGCCAGCTCTTGTCGATAACATGGGTAATATTGTTGACGGTGCCACAGAGGGCAACTTAGTTATTCTCGACTCTTGGCCTGGACAGATGCGCACCGTTTATGGCGATCATGATCGCTTCGCATTAACTTACTTTAAAACATTCCGAGGTATGTATTTTACTGGCGATGGCGCACGCCGTGATGAAGATGGTTACTACTGGATCACTGGCCGTGTTGATGATGTGATTAATGTCTCTGGCCATCGCTTAGGCACTGCTGAAGTTGAAAGCGCACTGGTTTCCCATGAACATGTTGCCGAAGCCGCGGTTGTGGGTTATCCCCACGACATTAAAGGCCAAGGTATCTATGCTTATGTAACACTCACAAAAGGCACCGCTGAAAGTGAAGAGCTGCGCCAAGAACTGCGTCAATGGGTTCGTAAAGAGATTGGTGCGTTAGCAACACCTGATCTTATCCAGTGGGCTGGTGGATTACCCAAAACACGTTCGGGTAAAATTATGCGCCGCTTCTTACGCAAGATCGCTGCTAACGAAGTAACCAACTTAGGTGATTCTTCAACCTTAGCCGATCCAGCGGTTATCGATACCCTTATCGAAAGTCGCCTTAACCGCAGCGAATAA
- a CDS encoding NAD(P)/FAD-dependent oxidoreductase codes for MSLPRCNSYYNATINQETDYKALQGEFDVDVVIIGGGFTGVATAVELSERGYKVAIVEANKIAWGATGRNGGQVTGSLSGDGAMIKQLRNQIGTEAEDFVWNLRWRGHEIIKNRVAKYGIDCDLKFGHLHTAYKPAHMSEMQATFDEGVRRGMGDELELLSKADIPQYLDTPLYHGGLLNKRNMHLHSVNLCIGEARAAEANGALIFEHSHVLDIIDGDRPVVKTAQGQITANSVVLAGNAYHKLARRKLSGLLFPASLGNCATVKLDPALAKQLNPHDLAVYDSRFVLDYYRMTADHRLMFGGGTNYSGRDSKDVAAELRPALERTFPQLKGVEIEFDWTGMAGIVVNRIPQLGKVSNNVFYCQGYSGHGVATSHIMGEIMAQAVIGQYKEFDLFANMKQIRLPVGEWLGNQGMAIGMLYYRMMENFR; via the coding sequence ATGTCACTACCGCGCTGCAATTCCTACTACAATGCCACCATCAATCAAGAAACCGATTATAAGGCGCTACAAGGCGAGTTCGATGTCGATGTGGTGATTATTGGGGGCGGATTTACTGGGGTTGCCACCGCAGTCGAGTTATCGGAGCGAGGCTACAAAGTCGCCATTGTCGAGGCGAATAAGATAGCTTGGGGCGCAACTGGGCGTAATGGCGGTCAAGTCACGGGTAGTCTGTCTGGCGACGGGGCGATGATTAAACAGCTACGAAATCAAATTGGCACAGAAGCAGAGGATTTTGTCTGGAACCTGCGCTGGCGCGGTCACGAGATCATAAAAAACCGTGTAGCTAAATATGGTATCGATTGCGATCTTAAATTTGGTCATCTGCATACCGCCTATAAACCCGCTCACATGAGCGAAATGCAGGCAACCTTTGATGAAGGCGTGCGCCGCGGTATGGGCGACGAGCTTGAACTACTATCAAAAGCTGATATTCCTCAATATTTAGATACGCCACTCTATCATGGTGGCTTGCTCAATAAGCGTAATATGCATCTGCACTCAGTTAACCTGTGTATTGGTGAGGCGAGGGCGGCAGAGGCCAATGGCGCCCTGATTTTTGAACATTCACACGTGCTTGATATTATCGACGGTGATCGCCCTGTGGTGAAAACCGCACAAGGGCAGATCACAGCCAACAGCGTAGTACTAGCGGGTAATGCTTACCACAAATTAGCGCGCCGAAAATTAAGCGGCTTGCTGTTTCCTGCATCCTTAGGTAACTGTGCGACGGTTAAGTTAGACCCTGCGCTTGCCAAGCAACTTAATCCCCACGACTTGGCCGTGTATGACAGCCGTTTTGTGCTCGATTACTACCGCATGACCGCAGACCATCGCTTAATGTTTGGTGGCGGAACCAATTATTCGGGCCGCGATTCTAAGGATGTCGCTGCAGAGCTTCGCCCTGCGCTAGAACGTACCTTCCCGCAGCTCAAAGGGGTTGAAATCGAATTCGATTGGACCGGCATGGCAGGCATAGTGGTCAACCGTATTCCCCAGCTTGGTAAAGTGTCTAATAACGTATTTTACTGCCAAGGTTATTCGGGTCACGGTGTCGCAACCTCGCATATTATGGGGGAGATCATGGCTCAGGCGGTGATTGGTCAGTACAAAGAGTTTGACCTGTTTGCCAATATGAAACAGATCCGTTTGCCCGTCGGTGAATGGCTCGGTAATCAAGGCATGGCAATCGGCATGCTTTACTACCGCATGATGGAGAATTTTCGCTAA
- a CDS encoding DEAD/DEAH box helicase, producing MQLRNYQQQAVDAAVRHFKTSQASAVLVLPTGAGKSIVIAELARIARGRILVLTHVKELVAQNAEKVGLLTDAASIYSAGLKQKSTANKTVVASIQSAVKSPSQFNQPYSLVIIDECHRVSADKESQYQKLLSHLRAQNPKLKLLGLTATPYRLDSGWIYRYHYHGKVGNTQHPAFEQCIFELPMRPLIKQGFLTSPKLFDGLSAQYDFSELQATSNGEYRESEVNALLNIAGRATKAIVKQIMALSKHKQGTIIFAATVRHAQEIMALLSDEQAGLITASTPSHDRDEIIDNFKHRQLKYLVNVAVLTTGFDAPHVDLIAILRPTASVSLFQQMVGRGLRICEGKTDCLVIDYAANGFDLFFPEVGHAKPDSKSVPVQVHCPVCHFANIFWGLVDDDGDLVEHFGRRCQAVIETKDGKQQCDFRFRSKSCPNCGEENDIAAKICQHCDQVLVDPDKRLKEVLQQKHHHLFRCQEMLLEHHQDKLRVRYIDIEGNDFSCYFNFQTPAQIKAFYAIFVHQHTRTPGCKQPKLNSVEHVIAAKDAFRPPDLLLLKKGKKGWELLERFFDYQGRFHTENKFV from the coding sequence GTGCAACTACGAAATTATCAACAACAAGCCGTCGATGCCGCCGTGCGTCATTTTAAAACAAGCCAAGCGTCTGCCGTGTTAGTACTCCCCACAGGTGCTGGTAAAAGTATTGTTATTGCTGAATTAGCCCGTATCGCCCGTGGCCGCATTTTGGTACTGACTCACGTCAAAGAGTTGGTTGCCCAAAATGCAGAAAAAGTCGGATTACTGACTGACGCGGCCAGTATCTATTCTGCTGGATTAAAACAAAAATCTACAGCGAACAAAACGGTTGTTGCCAGTATTCAGTCGGCGGTTAAGAGTCCATCTCAATTTAACCAGCCCTACTCTTTAGTGATTATTGACGAGTGTCATCGCGTTAGCGCTGACAAAGAAAGCCAATATCAAAAATTACTTAGCCATCTACGAGCGCAGAATCCGAAACTTAAGTTACTGGGCCTGACGGCAACCCCTTATCGACTCGATTCTGGTTGGATCTATCGCTACCACTATCACGGTAAGGTGGGAAATACCCAACACCCAGCATTTGAGCAGTGCATTTTTGAATTGCCAATGAGACCACTAATCAAGCAAGGTTTTTTAACCTCACCAAAACTATTTGATGGCCTTTCGGCCCAGTATGACTTTAGCGAATTACAAGCCACAAGCAATGGTGAATATCGCGAATCGGAAGTTAATGCTTTACTCAATATTGCCGGTCGGGCGACGAAAGCCATCGTTAAACAGATTATGGCGTTATCGAAACACAAACAGGGCACGATTATTTTTGCCGCAACGGTAAGACATGCACAAGAGATCATGGCCCTGCTAAGTGATGAGCAAGCAGGACTCATCACCGCATCGACGCCATCACATGATCGAGATGAGATCATCGATAACTTTAAACACCGGCAACTCAAATATCTGGTTAATGTTGCGGTACTCACCACAGGCTTTGACGCCCCCCATGTCGACCTTATTGCGATATTAAGGCCCACTGCATCGGTCAGTCTATTTCAACAGATGGTAGGTCGCGGCCTACGGATCTGCGAAGGAAAAACCGATTGTCTGGTGATTGATTATGCCGCTAACGGTTTTGATCTGTTTTTTCCCGAAGTTGGCCATGCAAAACCCGATAGTAAAAGTGTTCCCGTTCAAGTCCACTGCCCTGTCTGTCACTTCGCCAATATCTTTTGGGGACTTGTCGATGATGACGGTGATTTGGTCGAACACTTTGGGCGCCGATGCCAAGCAGTGATCGAAACCAAAGATGGTAAGCAACAATGCGATTTTCGCTTTCGTTCCAAGTCTTGCCCCAATTGCGGCGAGGAAAATGATATCGCGGCGAAAATATGCCAGCACTGCGATCAGGTACTCGTAGATCCCGATAAACGTCTTAAAGAGGTGCTACAGCAGAAGCATCATCATCTATTTCGTTGCCAAGAGATGCTGTTAGAGCACCATCAAGATAAACTTCGAGTACGCTATATCGACATTGAGGGAAACGACTTTAGTTGTTATTTTAACTTTCAGACTCCAGCACAGATAAAAGCGTTCTATGCGATATTTGTCCATCAACACACTCGGACGCCTGGTTGTAAACAACCCAAATTAAATAGCGTCGAACACGTTATCGCCGCAAAAGATGCCTTCAGGCCCCCTGATCTATTGCTGCTAAAGAAAGGTAAAAAAGGATGGGAGCTATTAGAGCGATTTTTCGACTATCAGGGCCGATTTCACACCGAGAATAAGTTTGTCTAA
- a CDS encoding DcaP family trimeric outer membrane transporter: MTKLKLSLTAVATMLAMSSTIAVAETEFKFGGYVKADVMFSDYSNGAPDSGNLSRQFYVPGTIYGTSDNGEQVVDFQARESRFNFKSTTDLDGHKLSGFIELDFMTHPDGNERVSNSYSPRIRHAFVSFDNWTVGQTWSTFQNPGALPENLDFVGAADGTPFVRQTQVRYTNGGFQFAIENPETTVTPNGGGARIVSGSGMVPDFVARYNFKTEGGAKFTIAGLARQLNIEKGDIDSQTMGYGVSFTGVIPVGSDDIKLSATAGDGMGRYMALNYANAGVLDADGDIQTISSYGGFASYRHWWNDKWRSSFTLSGFKADNDIALTGGAVNEESYSGYVNLLYSPVKPITVGVEYMYAENKKQNGDKGELNRVMFSLKYVL; the protein is encoded by the coding sequence ATGACAAAATTAAAACTATCTTTAACAGCTGTAGCAACCATGTTGGCGATGAGTTCAACCATTGCTGTAGCTGAAACTGAATTTAAGTTTGGTGGATATGTTAAAGCTGATGTGATGTTTAGTGACTACAGTAACGGTGCACCAGATTCAGGAAATCTATCTCGTCAGTTTTATGTGCCAGGGACTATTTACGGCACGTCCGATAATGGTGAGCAGGTCGTGGATTTTCAAGCGCGTGAATCGCGTTTTAATTTTAAGAGTACCACCGATCTTGATGGACATAAGCTGAGCGGTTTTATTGAACTTGATTTTATGACTCACCCCGATGGTAATGAGCGAGTATCAAACAGTTATTCGCCTCGTATTCGTCATGCTTTTGTTAGTTTCGATAATTGGACTGTGGGTCAAACATGGTCGACGTTTCAAAATCCTGGCGCACTGCCAGAGAACTTAGATTTTGTTGGTGCGGCAGACGGTACGCCATTTGTTCGTCAAACTCAGGTACGCTACACCAATGGTGGCTTCCAATTCGCGATAGAAAACCCTGAGACAACGGTAACACCAAATGGCGGCGGGGCACGTATCGTTAGCGGTAGCGGTATGGTACCCGATTTTGTTGCTCGATATAATTTCAAGACCGAAGGTGGGGCTAAGTTTACGATCGCGGGTTTAGCAAGACAGCTCAACATTGAAAAAGGCGATATTGACTCACAGACCATGGGCTACGGTGTGAGCTTTACAGGGGTTATCCCTGTAGGTAGTGATGATATCAAGCTCTCTGCGACGGCTGGTGATGGTATGGGGCGTTATATGGCGCTTAACTATGCAAATGCTGGAGTGTTAGATGCCGATGGTGATATTCAGACAATTAGTTCTTACGGTGGTTTTGCATCTTACCGACATTGGTGGAATGATAAATGGCGTTCAAGCTTTACATTATCAGGTTTTAAAGCTGACAACGATATCGCTTTGACTGGCGGCGCTGTAAACGAAGAGTCATATTCTGGCTATGTGAACTTACTCTACTCACCAGTGAAACCGATCACTGTTGGTGTTGAATATATGTACGCAGAAAACAAGAAACAGAATGGTGATAAAGGTGAGTTAAATCGTGTAATGTTCTCACTTAAGTACGTCTTGTAG